Proteins from a genomic interval of Halorubrum depositum:
- a CDS encoding amino acid-binding protein, which translates to MPDRADSADGVDGGPRGGGGVSDAHEGVDGRSDDEDASPDGGHASATPSTHTVRLELVDEPGQLLAALRPIADNGGNLLSIYHERGNKTPRGRIPVEVDFEATQERFEGIVEALRSEGVNVMQAGTERYAEEVTLLLFGHLIDTDLSDTLSRIEACASASVADVSLAAPQGTEDVSSARLRLEARAGETEAALAAVRELAEEKELRLVEPLTGVEA; encoded by the coding sequence GTGCCGGATCGCGCCGACAGCGCCGACGGCGTCGACGGCGGCCCCCGCGGAGGTGGCGGCGTGAGCGACGCCCACGAGGGGGTCGACGGGCGGTCCGACGACGAGGACGCCAGCCCCGACGGCGGGCACGCCTCGGCGACGCCGTCGACGCACACGGTGCGGCTCGAGCTCGTCGACGAGCCGGGGCAGCTGCTCGCCGCGCTCCGGCCGATCGCCGACAACGGCGGGAACCTCCTCTCTATCTACCACGAGCGGGGGAACAAGACGCCCCGCGGCCGGATCCCGGTCGAGGTCGACTTCGAGGCGACCCAGGAGCGCTTCGAGGGGATCGTCGAGGCGCTCCGGTCCGAGGGCGTGAACGTGATGCAGGCCGGGACGGAGCGGTACGCCGAGGAGGTGACGCTGCTCTTATTCGGCCACCTCATCGACACCGACCTCTCCGACACGCTCTCGCGGATCGAGGCCTGCGCGTCGGCGTCGGTCGCCGACGTGTCGCTGGCGGCGCCGCAGGGCACCGAGGACGTGTCGAGCGCCCGGCTCCGCCTGGAGGCCCGCGCCGGCGAGACCGAGGCCGCGCTCGCGGCGGTCCGGGAGCTGGCCGAGGAGAAGGAGCTGCGGCTGGTCGAGCCGCTCACGGGGGTGGAGGCGTGA